A section of the Deltaproteobacteria bacterium genome encodes:
- a CDS encoding TVP38/TMEM64 family protein, whose protein sequence is MSPHWKKGIIILAVAVVLILVRIWGIGEKLGDIRDWIVSLGYWGPVAFITLYIVATVAAIPGSAITVAAGALFGSVFGVLWVSIASTIGATLAFLIARYLARNIVTEWLSKNKKFQKLDRMTEEHGAIIVALTRLVPLFPFNLLNYGFGLTRVRLGTYIFWSWLCMLPGTLLYVVGTDAVISGLRQGRVPWALIGVFVSAVVLVGVLVRIARKKLQEKQ, encoded by the coding sequence ATGTCGCCTCATTGGAAAAAAGGAATAATTATCCTGGCCGTCGCTGTGGTCTTAATTTTGGTTAGGATATGGGGAATCGGTGAGAAACTCGGAGACATAAGGGATTGGATTGTCTCCCTTGGTTACTGGGGGCCCGTGGCTTTCATTACGCTTTACATAGTCGCTACGGTCGCCGCTATTCCCGGTTCGGCCATTACCGTCGCTGCCGGCGCCCTTTTCGGGTCGGTTTTCGGTGTACTCTGGGTCAGTATTGCATCAACCATCGGGGCCACTCTGGCTTTCCTTATCGCCCGCTATCTGGCCAGGAATATCGTGACCGAGTGGCTCTCGAAAAATAAGAAGTTTCAAAAACTCGACCGTATGACAGAGGAACACGGGGCAATCATTGTAGCCCTCACCCGTCTCGTTCCTCTTTTCCCCTTCAACCTCCTCAATTACGGGTTCGGGTTGACACGAGTCCGCCTCGGGACGTACATCTTCTGGTCATGGCTGTGCATGCTGCCGGGAACACTCCTGTATGTCGTCGGAACGGACGCAGTGATCAGCGGATTGCGTCAGGGAAGAGTCCCCTGGGCGCTTATCGGTGTCTTTGTTTCCGCGGTTGTCCTTGTGGGCGTCCTCGTCAGGATTGCCCGCAAAAAGCTTCAGGAAAAACAATAA
- a CDS encoding TIGR04283 family arsenosugar biosynthesis glycosyltransferase, with the protein MIPKFSFIIPVLNEGAIITRTIEHIWCLHASGGAEIIIVDGDPEGKTIDVARHMGVKVAISEKGRGNQMNRGAALAAGEILIFLHVDTTLPPDALELIEATMRDTSCTAGAFDLAIDSEKPVFRLIERAASLRSRVTRIPYGDQAIFMRRTDFRDLDGYKNIPIMEDVEIMQRIKKRGGKICIIDRAVRTSSRRWEREGIIYTTLRNWLLLTLYLSGVKPEKLVRFYQ; encoded by the coding sequence ATGATTCCAAAATTTTCTTTCATCATCCCTGTCTTGAACGAAGGAGCGATCATCACCCGGACGATTGAGCATATTTGGTGTTTGCATGCATCCGGCGGCGCTGAGATAATTATCGTTGATGGAGACCCCGAGGGGAAAACAATCGATGTTGCCCGTCATATGGGTGTCAAAGTGGCCATCTCCGAGAAAGGGCGGGGAAACCAGATGAACCGGGGGGCAGCTCTCGCTGCCGGAGAAATCCTCATTTTCCTGCATGTGGACACCACTCTCCCCCCTGATGCCCTGGAACTCATAGAAGCCACAATGCGGGATACATCATGTACGGCAGGCGCCTTTGATCTGGCTATCGATTCAGAAAAACCTGTATTTAGATTAATTGAGAGGGCCGCTTCTCTCCGTTCCCGTGTAACACGCATCCCCTACGGAGATCAGGCTATCTTCATGAGAAGAACCGACTTCAGGGATCTGGACGGTTATAAAAATATCCCCATCATGGAAGACGTCGAAATCATGCAAAGAATCAAGAAAAGGGGAGGGAAAATTTGTATCATCGACAGAGCGGTCCGCACATCTTCACGGCGCTGGGAAAGAGAGGGAATCATTTACACAACCCTCCGGAACTGGCTGCTGCTGACATTATACCTGTCGGGGGTTAAACCGGAAAAACTGGTCCGATTTTACCAATAG
- a CDS encoding flavin reductase family protein: MNKVKIGNNPFVYPMPMVLVGTVIDDRANFMAVGWVSRVNFNPPMIAVALGKFHYTNAGIHKNKTFSVNIPGIDLIEKVDYCGLVSGEKVDKSKLFDVFYGNLPAAPMIRECPLCMECKLFNAVDLPSNTLFIGEIIETYTEGRYLTDGKPDIKKMNPFTLTMPDNNYWRVGENAGKAWSIGNNFRKQSE, translated from the coding sequence ATGAATAAGGTCAAAATCGGGAACAATCCTTTCGTGTATCCCATGCCCATGGTTCTGGTCGGCACGGTTATCGATGATCGGGCTAATTTCATGGCCGTAGGCTGGGTGTCGCGGGTAAACTTCAATCCTCCCATGATTGCCGTGGCACTGGGTAAATTTCATTATACGAATGCAGGTATCCATAAAAACAAAACCTTCAGTGTGAACATTCCGGGTATCGACCTTATAGAAAAAGTGGATTATTGCGGACTGGTTTCCGGAGAAAAAGTCGACAAATCGAAATTGTTTGATGTTTTTTACGGTAATCTACCCGCTGCCCCCATGATACGAGAATGTCCCCTCTGCATGGAGTGCAAACTATTTAATGCTGTAGATCTGCCTTCAAATACCCTGTTCATCGGCGAAATCATCGAGACATATACCGAAGGGCGTTATCTGACCGACGGCAAACCTGACATCAAAAAAATGAATCCCTTTACTTTAACCATGCCTGACAATAATTACTGGAGGGTCGGTGAAAATGCAGGTAAGGCCTGGAGTATAGGAAATAACTTCAGGAAACAGTCTGAATAG
- a CDS encoding sterol desaturase family protein: MAYEVPLRVGCFIAIFISMSIFELFSPRRVLTSSKSLRWFNNLSIHALNSIVVRGIFPLIPLSMAVLAAENGWGLLNYSILPKWQAIIISVIALDFIIYLQHVVFHAVPLFWRLHMVHHTDLDIDLTSGIRFHPVEIILSMIIKLAVVAILGAPPLAVLIFEVVLNGASLFSHSNIYIPEGVDRVLRLFLVTPDMHRVHHSVIIRETNTNFGFNLPWWDRLLGTYQEEPSEGHDKMTIGLGYFRDVKRLSLWWLLIMPLTRKKIGNLINPEKVEKKL; the protein is encoded by the coding sequence ATGGCTTATGAGGTCCCCTTACGGGTCGGATGCTTCATTGCCATTTTCATCAGCATGTCCATTTTTGAGTTGTTCTCGCCGCGCCGTGTTCTGACGAGTTCAAAGTCACTCCGGTGGTTCAATAACCTGTCTATCCATGCTTTAAATTCCATTGTGGTCAGAGGTATCTTTCCCTTAATCCCTTTATCTATGGCGGTTCTCGCCGCTGAAAACGGTTGGGGGCTGCTGAACTACTCCATTCTGCCTAAGTGGCAGGCGATTATTATCAGTGTCATCGCCCTCGATTTCATTATTTACCTCCAGCATGTTGTATTTCACGCTGTTCCCCTATTCTGGCGTTTGCATATGGTACACCACACCGACCTGGATATCGACCTGACGTCAGGGATACGCTTCCACCCTGTGGAAATAATCCTTTCTATGATCATCAAGCTGGCGGTCGTTGCCATTTTAGGAGCCCCGCCTCTCGCTGTTTTGATTTTCGAGGTGGTTCTGAACGGCGCCTCCCTGTTCAGTCACAGCAATATTTATATCCCTGAGGGTGTTGACCGTGTTCTCCGGTTGTTCCTCGTGACTCCCGATATGCACCGCGTCCATCACTCCGTCATCATACGCGAAACAAATACCAATTTTGGCTTCAACCTCCCCTGGTGGGACCGTCTTCTTGGAACCTATCAGGAAGAGCCATCGGAAGGGCATGACAAAATGACAATCGGTCTGGGTTATTTCAGGGATGTGAAACGATTGTCCCTGTGGTGGCTTCTGATCATGCCTCTTACGAGAAAAAAGATCGGGAATCTCATCAATCCGGAAAAGGTGGAGAAAAAGTTATAA
- a CDS encoding DUF2971 domain-containing protein, whose translation MAVKGDQEISFTVEERITPEFLYKYCKLDPKNKKNLQRIFTHNELYFSSPRQFNDPFDCRVQASFDATDDDWEDYLNGMLKDRHPEWDYEERQAFVSQLIRGGWREDPGTKQKIVNDVQDAVNKIGVFCLSEVRDNILMWSHYADGHRGFCLQFHIKPAFYPFGELLFKVEYPSLYPQINIVRNREDQTRTVLWTKSDFWKYEKEWRILDPDKGPGKHIFPAEMLTGVLFGCGMPHEDRQLIREWAKGRKVPLKLYQTTKKEKEFGLEIIKTIG comes from the coding sequence ATGGCTGTGAAAGGCGATCAGGAAATTTCTTTCACGGTTGAGGAACGCATCACACCGGAATTCTTATATAAATATTGTAAACTCGATCCGAAAAATAAAAAGAACCTTCAGCGAATATTTACGCACAACGAATTGTACTTTTCTTCTCCACGGCAATTCAACGATCCTTTCGATTGCCGGGTTCAGGCATCCTTCGATGCGACTGATGACGATTGGGAGGATTACCTGAACGGCATGCTGAAAGACAGACATCCGGAATGGGATTATGAAGAGCGGCAAGCTTTTGTCAGTCAGCTAATCAGGGGCGGGTGGCGGGAAGATCCCGGGACAAAACAAAAAATAGTAAATGACGTCCAGGACGCAGTCAATAAGATCGGGGTATTTTGCCTTTCGGAAGTTCGGGATAATATACTCATGTGGTCTCATTATGCTGACGGTCACAGAGGTTTTTGCCTCCAATTTCACATTAAACCAGCGTTTTATCCTTTTGGAGAGTTGCTGTTTAAAGTAGAGTATCCATCATTATATCCACAGATAAACATCGTGAGAAATCGTGAAGATCAGACGCGAACGGTTCTTTGGACCAAGTCGGATTTTTGGAAGTATGAGAAAGAGTGGCGAATCCTGGACCCTGACAAAGGGCCGGGGAAACACATCTTTCCGGCGGAAATGCTGACAGGTGTACTATTCGGTTGCGGGATGCCGCATGAAGACAGGCAATTGATCAGGGAATGGGCGAAAGGCAGAAAAGTTCCTCTGAAGTTATATCAAACAACGAAGAAAGAAAAAGAATTCGGGTTAGAGATAATAAAAACGATCGGGTAA
- a CDS encoding Yip1 family protein, translating to MNITERIKGILLRPQEEWQTIAGETTPIAELYTNYIILLAAIGPVAAFIGLSLVGVSLPVGGTYRVPITTGILHAIVQYGLTLGGVYVLAFIIDALAPTFSGEKNIDQAFKLATYSYTPGWLVGIFALIPVFGILGILGLYGLYLLYVGLPVLMKSPKEKSIGYTVAVIIAAIIIFVVIGAISRVFIS from the coding sequence ATGAATATCACTGAACGTATCAAAGGAATTTTGCTTAGGCCACAAGAGGAATGGCAGACCATTGCGGGGGAAACGACACCTATTGCCGAGCTATATACAAACTATATTATTTTATTGGCAGCCATCGGACCGGTTGCCGCTTTTATAGGTCTGTCTCTTGTGGGCGTGAGCTTGCCTGTTGGAGGAACCTACAGGGTACCGATAACAACAGGTATTCTGCATGCGATCGTTCAGTACGGTCTCACCCTTGGTGGTGTATATGTCCTCGCCTTCATTATCGATGCCCTTGCCCCTACCTTTTCAGGGGAGAAAAATATCGACCAGGCCTTCAAGCTGGCCACGTATTCTTATACACCGGGTTGGTTGGTCGGTATTTTCGCGCTCATCCCTGTCTTTGGGATCCTCGGTATTTTGGGGTTATATGGTCTATATCTCCTTTATGTAGGGTTACCTGTTCTCATGAAATCTCCAAAAGAAAAATCCATAGGGTACACGGTTGCCGTAATCATCGCAGCGATCATTATTTTTGTCGTGATAGGCGCCATCTCACGAGTCTTTATTTCCTGA
- a CDS encoding IS256 family transposase → MEDNERDYLEKQVKEESKSALELIIREGACRMLQAAIENEIGEYIERFKDAKDIRGRRLVVRNGSLPGREIVTGIGLLEVKQPRIHDKREGEAFTSTILPRYMRRVPSIDSLIPALYLKGISTGDFSEALESILGKNATGLSATNIVRLKKLWGQDYENWAGRDLAHKRYVYFWADGIYFNVRLGDVENKRQCILVIMGTLEDGKKELVSILDGYRESKQAWQEMLRDLKQRGLKECPKLAVGDGGLGFWAALREDFPETIEQRCWVHKTANVLDKMPKSVQPRAKVHICDMYMAPTRDEAFRAYDYFLSQYQAKYEKACECLRKDKESLFAFYDFPAEHWRHIRSTNPIESTFATVRLRTKRTKGCGSRLATLTMVFKLAMEAEKTWQRIRGQNLICKVIEGIRFVDGVIMKQAA, encoded by the coding sequence ATGGAGGATAATGAACGAGATTATCTGGAAAAGCAAGTTAAAGAGGAATCAAAAAGCGCATTGGAATTGATTATTCGGGAAGGCGCCTGTCGGATGTTGCAGGCGGCCATAGAGAATGAGATAGGTGAGTACATTGAGCGTTTCAAGGATGCAAAAGATATTCGTGGTCGGCGCTTGGTTGTAAGGAACGGGTCATTACCGGGAAGAGAGATTGTGACTGGAATTGGGCTATTGGAAGTGAAACAGCCCCGCATTCACGACAAGAGAGAAGGCGAGGCTTTTACCAGCACTATTTTGCCGAGATATATGAGAAGAGTTCCATCAATAGACTCTTTAATACCGGCACTCTATCTTAAGGGGATCTCCACTGGAGATTTCAGCGAGGCATTGGAATCCATATTAGGGAAGAACGCAACGGGGCTTTCTGCCACAAATATTGTTCGATTAAAGAAGCTCTGGGGACAAGATTATGAAAACTGGGCGGGGCGGGATCTTGCCCATAAGCGATACGTTTATTTCTGGGCAGACGGCATTTATTTCAATGTTCGTTTGGGAGATGTGGAGAACAAGCGGCAATGCATCTTGGTCATTATGGGGACATTGGAAGACGGGAAGAAAGAACTTGTTTCCATTCTTGACGGATACCGGGAGAGCAAACAGGCTTGGCAGGAGATGCTGCGCGATCTCAAGCAAAGGGGGCTTAAAGAATGTCCTAAGTTGGCGGTTGGTGACGGCGGCTTGGGATTCTGGGCAGCCCTTCGGGAGGATTTTCCGGAAACGATAGAGCAGCGTTGCTGGGTTCATAAGACTGCCAATGTCCTGGATAAAATGCCAAAGAGCGTTCAACCGAGAGCCAAGGTTCATATCTGCGACATGTATATGGCTCCGACCAGGGATGAAGCCTTTAGAGCCTATGATTATTTCTTATCTCAATATCAGGCAAAATATGAAAAAGCCTGCGAGTGTTTAAGAAAAGACAAAGAAAGCCTTTTTGCTTTTTATGATTTCCCGGCAGAGCACTGGCGTCATATCCGATCTACAAATCCTATAGAATCAACCTTTGCCACTGTGAGGCTTCGCACAAAACGGACAAAAGGTTGTGGCTCAAGATTGGCAACACTTACCATGGTTTTCAAATTGGCCATGGAAGCAGAAAAGACTTGGCAGAGAATCAGGGGGCAGAACCTTATCTGCAAGGTCATTGAAGGAATCAGATTTGTTGATGGTGTAATAATGAAACAGGCTGCTTGA
- a CDS encoding DUF2332 domain-containing protein, which produces MPIGKPQLQEIATSFAHSAIHEFRGASPLYEKLSMGISTDPELLTLASGAISKPVPMIFLAAVHYLLLDGATHPLAALYPDINPEPCTTETDIYPVFRDFCFQHQDEIENLITTHHVQTNEVRRCACLLPAFGIVARQAKGLPLALVEIGASAGLNLLWDHYGYDYGNGLFYGKRESLLQLTCTLRGDNRPPFSKTFPQITSRIGIDLNPIDIRDESAVNWLRAFIWPEHAARFELLHRAIETAWNSPPELCKGDALELLPGIMETVPPEALPCLFHTFVSNQMSPEARNGIANIIADYGSQRDICCISIDLSDKYKYPRLELLSYIDGVKAHRHLANCSGHSRWLEWLEPV; this is translated from the coding sequence ATGCCCATCGGGAAACCACAATTACAAGAGATTGCAACGAGCTTTGCCCACAGCGCTATCCACGAGTTTCGCGGAGCTTCACCGCTGTACGAGAAATTATCTATGGGCATCAGCACAGACCCGGAACTGCTTACGCTTGCATCAGGCGCCATTTCGAAACCCGTACCGATGATTTTTCTGGCGGCAGTTCATTACCTGTTGCTCGATGGTGCAACCCACCCGCTTGCGGCATTGTATCCCGACATAAATCCTGAACCTTGTACCACCGAAACGGATATTTACCCTGTCTTCCGCGATTTTTGTTTTCAGCATCAGGATGAGATCGAGAATCTCATCACAACGCATCACGTACAGACCAATGAGGTCCGGCGGTGCGCATGTCTCCTGCCCGCGTTCGGCATTGTTGCCCGACAGGCAAAAGGGCTCCCGCTGGCTCTTGTGGAGATCGGAGCCAGCGCCGGGCTTAACCTTCTCTGGGATCACTACGGGTATGATTACGGAAACGGGCTTTTCTATGGAAAAAGGGAATCGCTCCTCCAGTTAACCTGTACGTTGCGCGGAGACAATAGACCCCCATTTTCAAAAACATTTCCGCAGATAACCTCACGTATCGGCATTGACTTAAACCCCATCGATATACGGGACGAATCGGCAGTCAACTGGCTTAGGGCCTTCATCTGGCCTGAACATGCTGCCCGTTTTGAGCTTCTTCATCGCGCCATAGAGACAGCCTGGAATAGCCCCCCGGAGTTGTGTAAGGGTGACGCCCTCGAACTCTTGCCCGGTATCATGGAGACCGTACCCCCGGAAGCGCTTCCTTGCCTGTTCCATACCTTTGTCAGTAATCAGATGTCACCGGAAGCACGCAATGGTATTGCGAACATCATAGCAGATTACGGATCACAACGTGATATCTGTTGCATTTCAATAGACTTGTCGGATAAATATAAGTATCCGCGGCTTGAACTACTGTCATATATCGATGGTGTGAAAGCTCACCGGCATCTTGCGAATTGCAGCGGCCACTCCCGCTGGCTGGAATGGCTTGAACCTGTCTAA
- a CDS encoding TIGR04282 family arsenosugar biosynthesis glycosyltransferase, producing the protein MISMTEDRCLVMFVKFPDRGEVKSRISRGLGEEIATDLYRCFIEDLLEKLAQGAYRFRMAFHPEGKEHEIREMFGGGFSYMPQEGKDLGERMKHAFIRCFSEGFCSVVVIGSDSPDLPAQIIKKSFLALEDHDAVIGPSADGGYYLIGFTREAFNPDVFTGLAWGAETIYQETMDILHKAGALAHILPVWQDVDRPEDITILIKNSKKTGFAGSKTIAYLRDRGLA; encoded by the coding sequence ATGATTTCGATGACAGAAGACAGATGCCTCGTTATGTTTGTTAAATTCCCGGACCGCGGGGAGGTTAAATCCAGAATCAGCCGAGGTTTGGGTGAAGAGATCGCGACTGATCTTTACCGCTGCTTCATAGAAGATTTACTGGAGAAGCTTGCTCAAGGGGCCTACCGGTTCCGAATGGCCTTCCATCCCGAAGGGAAAGAACACGAGATCAGGGAAATGTTCGGGGGCGGGTTTTCCTATATGCCGCAGGAGGGAAAGGATCTGGGTGAAAGGATGAAGCATGCCTTTATCCGATGCTTTTCAGAAGGGTTTTGCTCCGTTGTTGTCATCGGGAGTGACAGCCCCGATCTGCCGGCACAGATTATCAAAAAGTCTTTTCTCGCCCTGGAAGATCACGATGCCGTAATCGGCCCTTCTGCTGATGGGGGTTATTACCTGATCGGATTCACAAGGGAAGCATTCAATCCGGATGTTTTTACCGGTCTTGCGTGGGGTGCAGAGACAATTTATCAAGAGACTATGGACATTTTACATAAAGCCGGAGCCCTGGCACATATACTGCCGGTATGGCAGGATGTCGACAGACCCGAGGATATAACGATTCTCATCAAAAACAGCAAAAAAACAGGATTCGCCGGCTCCAAAACGATTGCATATCTGCGGGACAGGGGGCTTGCATAA
- a CDS encoding SDR family oxidoreductase, translated as MEPYMEQSFSPDQKDLFCTDLPTRPLSGNVKILVTGASGYIGGRLIHELRARGYQVRMMVRDNAVQYQNLWPDAEVVIADALKYETLGTALNGIHTAFYLIHSLLLGPQGFHDADNHAAHNFMRVAEENNVQRIIYLGGLGDITTNLSDHLHSRIQVAEELKKGTVPVTVLRAAIIIGSGSASYEIIKHIVKKIPVINVPRWTNTRCQPIAIRDVIKYLVGCLETPATSGKSFDIGGKNILTYRQMLELFAMVMGKKRTFASLPFSNLRFYSYIASLITPVPAPIIHSLIEGLKNEVICQNDSIREIIPFETLTYREAVERALLREEQDKVYTRWSDAYPKNHSLALKLHELGKLPYYTASYSIITEKSASALFESLCRVGGKEGWFQGNWMWWLRGMVDRLLLGVGSQRGRRSDVNLKINDVIDFWRVEDIRKNQRLLLRAEMKLPGRGWLEFMIMPQDDGKNKLSITAYYDTDTLAGMSYWYIFLPLHNIIFNGLIKQIEKRSLYSDRSERQEDL; from the coding sequence ATGGAACCATATATGGAACAGTCCTTTTCCCCTGATCAGAAAGACCTCTTTTGTACGGATCTTCCCACCAGGCCGCTGTCGGGAAATGTAAAAATTCTGGTAACCGGCGCCTCCGGATACATAGGGGGGAGGCTCATCCATGAACTGCGTGCACGGGGCTATCAGGTGCGGATGATGGTGCGAGATAATGCCGTTCAGTACCAAAACCTCTGGCCGGACGCCGAGGTGGTCATTGCCGATGCTCTTAAATATGAAACTCTGGGAACTGCACTCAATGGCATACACACGGCCTTTTATCTGATACATTCTCTGCTCCTTGGACCGCAGGGTTTTCATGATGCTGACAACCATGCCGCACATAATTTCATGCGGGTTGCCGAGGAAAACAACGTACAACGAATCATCTATCTCGGAGGGCTGGGAGACATTACCACTAACCTGTCCGACCACCTGCACAGCAGGATCCAGGTGGCGGAAGAACTCAAAAAAGGGACTGTTCCTGTCACCGTCCTCAGGGCTGCAATCATCATTGGATCGGGAAGCGCCTCCTATGAAATTATCAAGCACATCGTAAAAAAGATTCCCGTCATTAATGTGCCCAGGTGGACCAACACCCGGTGTCAGCCGATTGCCATCCGCGATGTTATAAAATACCTGGTAGGATGCCTGGAGACGCCGGCAACATCGGGTAAATCATTCGACATCGGGGGGAAAAATATCTTAACCTACCGGCAGATGCTGGAACTGTTTGCCATGGTTATGGGTAAAAAACGGACATTTGCCAGTCTCCCGTTTTCCAACCTGCGCTTCTACTCATATATTGCAAGCCTGATTACCCCTGTTCCTGCCCCGATCATCCATTCTCTCATTGAAGGATTAAAAAATGAAGTAATCTGTCAAAATGATTCTATCAGGGAAATTATCCCCTTTGAAACCTTAACCTACAGGGAGGCGGTAGAGCGGGCGCTGCTGAGGGAAGAACAGGACAAAGTATACACAAGATGGTCCGATGCATATCCAAAGAACCACAGCCTTGCCCTGAAACTCCATGAACTGGGGAAACTTCCCTATTACACTGCATCGTATTCGATCATCACAGAAAAAAGCGCATCAGCGCTGTTTGAATCTTTGTGCAGGGTTGGAGGTAAGGAAGGCTGGTTCCAAGGCAACTGGATGTGGTGGCTCAGAGGGATGGTCGACAGGTTGCTCCTGGGAGTCGGTTCACAGCGGGGGCGACGCAGCGACGTAAATCTGAAAATAAATGATGTCATAGATTTCTGGCGTGTTGAAGATATCAGGAAAAACCAGAGACTTTTGCTCCGGGCGGAAATGAAACTGCCTGGAAGGGGATGGCTTGAATTCATGATAATGCCTCAGGATGACGGTAAAAACAAGCTGTCGATCACGGCATATTATGATACGGATACGTTAGCAGGAATGTCATACTGGTATATTTTCCTTCCGCTTCATAATATAATTTTTAACGGCCTGATAAAGCAAATTGAAAAAAGAAGTCTATACAGCGACAGATCGGAAAGGCAAGAAGATCTTTGA
- a CDS encoding HU family DNA-binding protein — MTKAELVAKIAEGAELTKVQAEKALNSFIAATTAALKAGDKVTLIGFGTFSAVTRAARIGRNPQTGKELKIAAKTNGKFAPGKALKDLKAKPVKAAPKAKAPAKKKK; from the coding sequence ATGACAAAAGCAGAACTCGTAGCGAAGATTGCAGAAGGAGCAGAACTGACAAAGGTTCAAGCTGAGAAGGCACTCAACAGCTTCATCGCTGCAACCACGGCTGCTCTCAAGGCTGGCGACAAGGTCACTCTGATCGGTTTTGGTACGTTCAGTGCGGTAACCCGTGCCGCCCGTATAGGCCGGAATCCTCAGACCGGCAAAGAACTTAAGATAGCTGCCAAGACCAACGGCAAATTCGCACCAGGGAAAGCGCTCAAGGATCTGAAAGCGAAGCCTGTCAAGGCTGCACCGAAAGCAAAGGCCCCAGCTAAAAAAAAGAAATAG